In Picosynechococcus sp. PCC 7002, the following are encoded in one genomic region:
- the trmD gene encoding tRNA (guanosine(37)-N1)-methyltransferase TrmD, translating to MALHFDLVTLFPDFFTSPLQSGLLGKALGKGIATVNFTNPRDFTTDKHRSVDDEPYGGGAGMLLKPEPLFAAVESLPVQPKREVILMTPQGQRLDQQLLAELTTYDQLVLICGHYEGVDERVREHLVTREISLGDFVLTCGEIPALTLLNGVIRLLPGTVGKEASLKADSFQVPLLDYPQYTRPAKFREWEVPAVLRSGNHQKIAEWRLSQQIQRTQARRPDLWEAWQASEGEVQE from the coding sequence ATGGCTTTACATTTCGATCTTGTGACCCTTTTTCCAGATTTTTTTACCTCGCCGCTCCAGTCCGGCCTCCTGGGAAAAGCTTTAGGGAAAGGCATTGCCACCGTTAACTTCACCAACCCCAGGGATTTCACCACCGATAAACACCGGAGCGTTGATGATGAACCCTATGGGGGCGGTGCGGGGATGTTATTAAAACCAGAACCCCTCTTCGCCGCAGTCGAGTCTTTACCCGTGCAACCTAAGCGGGAAGTGATCTTGATGACGCCCCAGGGACAACGGCTCGACCAACAACTTTTGGCGGAATTAACCACCTATGACCAGTTGGTTCTAATCTGCGGCCATTATGAAGGGGTCGATGAACGGGTGCGGGAGCATTTGGTGACCCGGGAAATTTCCTTGGGCGATTTTGTCTTGACCTGTGGCGAAATTCCGGCGTTAACGTTGCTCAACGGCGTGATTCGCTTACTGCCGGGCACGGTGGGCAAAGAAGCATCCCTGAAAGCCGATAGTTTCCAGGTGCCGCTGTTGGACTATCCGCAATATACGCGCCCGGCCAAGTTTCGGGAGTGGGAAGTACCGGCGGTCTTGCGGTCTGGTAATCACCAAAAAATTGCGGAATGGCGTTTGTCCCAGCAAATCCAACGCACCCAGGCCCGGCGGCCAGATCTGTGGGAAGCGTGGCAGGCTTCCGAGGGGGAGGTTCAAGAATGA
- a CDS encoding cyanophycinase has product MPSETSLAQQTSFKSSILVIGGAEDKVHGKEILASFFRRSGGTGAAIAIIPSASREPLLIGDRYQRIFEDMGVAKVKVLDVRDRIHAEDRYYQEFVEDCTGVFMTGGDQLRLCGLLADTPLMERIRQRIHSGEITLAGTSAGAAVMGHHMIAGGSSGESPNRGLVDLAMGLGMIPEIIVDQHFHNRNRMVRLLSTIAVHPDRLGIGIDEDTAAVFEQEGYLEVLGRGTVTIVDAQDLTHTNQSRVDTSEPLSLHNLHLHILCHGDRYDLKNHRPMSGNL; this is encoded by the coding sequence ATGCCGTCAGAAACTTCTCTTGCTCAGCAAACTTCTTTTAAGAGTTCCATCCTTGTCATTGGGGGAGCGGAAGATAAGGTTCATGGTAAGGAAATTCTCGCTTCGTTTTTCCGACGGTCTGGGGGCACTGGGGCGGCGATCGCCATTATTCCATCGGCATCCCGCGAACCGTTACTGATTGGCGATCGCTACCAACGGATTTTTGAGGATATGGGCGTCGCAAAGGTTAAGGTCTTAGACGTGCGCGATCGCATCCATGCTGAAGATCGCTATTACCAAGAATTTGTTGAAGATTGTACTGGCGTTTTTATGACGGGCGGCGACCAGCTTCGCCTCTGTGGTCTACTTGCAGATACGCCACTAATGGAACGCATCCGCCAACGGATTCACAGCGGCGAAATCACCCTCGCTGGCACTAGCGCCGGGGCCGCGGTGATGGGCCACCATATGATCGCTGGGGGCAGTAGCGGCGAATCTCCCAACCGGGGTCTGGTGGATTTGGCCATGGGCCTGGGGATGATTCCAGAAATTATCGTCGATCAGCATTTTCACAACCGCAATCGCATGGTGCGTCTCCTCAGTACGATCGCCGTGCATCCAGACCGCCTGGGGATCGGCATTGACGAAGATACGGCGGCGGTCTTCGAGCAGGAAGGGTACTTAGAAGTCCTGGGCCGGGGGACAGTCACCATTGTTGATGCCCAGGATTTGACCCACACAAATCAGTCCCGTGTCGATACATCGGAACCGCTGAGTCTCCATAATTTGCATCTGCATATTCTCTGCCATGGCGATCGCTACGACCTCAAAAACCATCGGCCAATGTCCGGAAACCTTTAA
- the cphA gene encoding cyanophycin synthetase, with protein MRILKTLTLRGPNYWSIRRKKLIVMRLDLEEIAEIPSNEISGFYEALSETLPSLVEHHCSPGCRGGFLSRVREGTLMGHIVEHVALELQELAGMPVGFGRTRVTGDHGVYNVVFEYIYEQAGRYAGRAAVRLCQSILDTGRYSPKELEQDLADLKDLCASSALGPSTETIVKEAESRGIPWSLLSARSMIQLGYGLHQRRLQATLSNQSGILAVELACDKEGTKNILADAGVPVPRGTVIRYLDDLEDAIEDVGGYPIVIKPLDGNHGRGITIDIKTWADAEHAYDLASEASKTRSVIVERYYKGSDHRVLVINGKLVAVSERVPAHVVGDGHSTIETLIEETNRDPNRGDGHDNVLTRIVIDQTALKVLDRQGLSLDTVLQDGEIAYLRATANLSTGGIAVDRTDDIHPYNVWLFERVAKIIGLDIAGIDVVTEDITQPLPDTDGVIVEVNAAPGFRMHVAPSRGLPRNVAAPVLDMLYPDGSPSRIPIIALTGTNGKTTTTRLTAHIYRQTGKVVGYTSTDGVYIGDYLAQKGDNTGPQSAAMILQDPTVEVAVLESARGGILRAGLAFDRCDVGVVLNVAADHLGLGDINTIEQMAQVKGVIAETVSPDGYAVLNADDPLVAAMAEKVRGKVTYFSMQPDNPLVLEHIRRGGLAAVYDNGYLTLLEGEWKLQVEHVKHAPVTMGGMAPFMIANALAACLAAFAQGVDIEHIRQGLRTFKPSAAQTPGRMNLFDLGTHHALVDYAHNPAGYEAVGAFVKNWPGERIGVVGGPGDRRDEDLILLGRIAAAVFDRIIVKEDDDKRGRHAGEVADLIRQGIQEENPNCQYETILDEQRALNVALDEAPQEALVVIFPESVTRAIAMIEQRLPSQTNPGLNGTATVSSEAPVNSPSIAS; from the coding sequence ATGAGAATCCTCAAGACCCTAACCCTCAGAGGCCCCAATTATTGGAGTATTCGACGCAAAAAGTTGATCGTCATGCGTCTCGATCTCGAAGAAATTGCGGAAATCCCCTCCAACGAAATTAGCGGATTCTACGAAGCCCTCAGCGAAACCCTCCCGAGTCTCGTCGAACACCACTGCTCCCCCGGTTGCCGGGGTGGTTTTTTAAGTCGTGTCCGGGAAGGCACCCTCATGGGTCACATCGTGGAACATGTCGCCCTCGAACTCCAAGAATTAGCGGGTATGCCCGTTGGGTTTGGTCGCACCCGGGTCACTGGCGATCATGGTGTCTACAATGTCGTTTTTGAATATATTTATGAACAAGCCGGACGTTATGCTGGACGGGCCGCCGTACGCCTCTGTCAATCCATCCTTGATACTGGGCGCTATTCCCCCAAAGAACTAGAGCAGGATCTCGCCGATCTCAAAGATCTCTGTGCCAGCTCAGCCCTCGGCCCCAGTACCGAAACCATCGTCAAAGAGGCCGAATCCCGTGGGATTCCCTGGTCATTGCTCAGTGCCCGTTCCATGATTCAACTGGGCTATGGCCTACATCAGCGACGATTACAAGCCACCCTCAGCAACCAATCTGGCATTTTAGCCGTTGAATTAGCCTGTGACAAAGAAGGCACCAAAAATATCCTGGCCGATGCGGGTGTCCCCGTGCCCCGTGGTACCGTGATTCGCTATTTAGATGACCTTGAGGATGCCATTGAAGATGTCGGTGGCTATCCCATTGTGATTAAACCCCTCGATGGCAACCATGGCCGTGGCATTACCATTGATATCAAAACCTGGGCCGACGCAGAACACGCCTACGATCTCGCCAGTGAAGCCTCAAAAACCCGCTCCGTCATCGTAGAACGTTACTACAAAGGCAGTGACCACCGGGTATTGGTTATTAACGGTAAGCTCGTTGCTGTCTCCGAACGGGTACCAGCCCATGTGGTCGGGGATGGTCACTCAACCATTGAAACCCTCATCGAAGAAACAAACCGCGATCCAAATCGGGGCGACGGCCATGATAATGTCCTCACCCGCATCGTCATCGACCAAACAGCCCTAAAAGTGCTCGATCGCCAAGGCTTATCCCTGGACACCGTACTCCAGGACGGAGAAATTGCCTATTTGCGAGCCACGGCGAACCTCAGTACCGGGGGCATTGCCGTTGATCGTACCGATGATATCCACCCCTACAATGTGTGGCTCTTTGAGCGGGTGGCCAAAATTATTGGCTTGGATATTGCCGGGATTGATGTGGTTACTGAAGACATTACTCAGCCTCTCCCCGATACCGATGGGGTGATTGTGGAGGTCAATGCGGCTCCTGGTTTTCGGATGCACGTGGCGCCAAGCCGTGGTTTACCCCGAAATGTGGCGGCCCCAGTACTGGATATGCTCTATCCTGATGGTTCCCCCAGCCGGATCCCCATCATTGCCCTGACGGGAACCAATGGCAAAACTACCACTACCCGTTTAACGGCCCATATCTATCGCCAAACGGGAAAAGTCGTGGGCTATACCAGCACAGATGGGGTTTACATCGGTGACTATCTCGCCCAAAAGGGTGATAATACTGGCCCCCAAAGTGCGGCGATGATTCTCCAAGACCCAACGGTGGAAGTGGCCGTCCTGGAATCAGCCCGGGGCGGTATTTTACGGGCTGGTTTAGCCTTTGATCGCTGTGATGTAGGAGTCGTCCTCAATGTCGCAGCAGATCACCTAGGTCTAGGGGATATCAATACCATTGAGCAAATGGCCCAGGTCAAGGGCGTGATTGCTGAAACAGTTAGTCCCGATGGCTATGCGGTTCTGAATGCGGATGATCCCCTCGTTGCCGCCATGGCCGAAAAGGTGCGGGGTAAGGTCACTTATTTTTCAATGCAGCCAGATAATCCCTTGGTTTTAGAGCACATACGACGGGGTGGACTGGCGGCGGTTTATGACAATGGTTATCTGACGTTGTTAGAAGGAGAATGGAAGCTACAGGTGGAGCATGTGAAGCACGCGCCGGTGACAATGGGGGGCATGGCTCCGTTTATGATCGCCAATGCCCTCGCTGCTTGTTTGGCCGCCTTTGCCCAGGGCGTTGATATTGAACATATTCGCCAGGGGTTACGCACCTTTAAGCCTTCGGCAGCCCAGACCCCAGGACGGATGAACCTTTTTGATTTGGGAACGCACCACGCGCTGGTGGACTATGCCCATAATCCGGCGGGTTATGAGGCCGTTGGTGCCTTTGTGAAAAACTGGCCCGGCGAACGAATCGGGGTGGTGGGTGGCCCTGGCGATCGCCGCGATGAGGATTTAATTTTGTTGGGGCGCATTGCCGCTGCGGTTTTTGACCGAATTATCGTTAAAGAAGACGATGACAAACGGGGCCGCCACGCAGGGGAAGTGGCAGATTTAATCCGCCAGGGGATTCAAGAAGAAAATCCCAATTGCCAATACGAAACCATTCTTGATGAACAACGGGCCTTGAATGTTGCCCTCGATGAAGCGCCCCAGGAGGCTCTGGTGGTGATTTTCCCCGAAAGTGTGACCAGGGCGATCGCCATGATTGAGCAGCGCCTACCTAGCCAAACTAACCCTGGCCTGAATGGGACGGCGACTGTCTCTTCCGAAGCTCCGGTGAATTCTCCCTCCATCGCTAGCTAA